In the genome of Amaranthus tricolor cultivar Red isolate AtriRed21 chromosome 15, ASM2621246v1, whole genome shotgun sequence, one region contains:
- the LOC130800817 gene encoding homeobox-leucine zipper protein ATHB-12-like has protein sequence MDTNPATSMQTNKSINRKRFSNQQVKSMESMFNSESRPGSKTKQQIADELGLHPRQVSVWFQNKRARSKSKQTERDYSILKACYDSLASKYEALEKENQHLINEVQRLRGFTERPKGSTSDTTPATCSSNGESISLSSPEKHIAQPEDYVQDKIMCEAVFEGFTNTEEETDNHENIDMTEMGDGSILEPTYLIEHNSGLDWWEFWT, from the exons ATGGACACTAATCCTGCAACAAGTATGCAAACCAATAAGAGCATCAACAGGAAAAGGTTTAGTAATCAACAAGTTAAATCTATGGAATCAATGTTCAACTCAGAATCACGACCAGGGTCGAAAACAAAGCAGCAGATCGCTGATGAGCTGGGACTCCATCCTCGTCAGGTTTCTGTGTGGTTTCAAAACAAGAGAGCTCGAAGTAAGTCGAAGCAAACAGAGCGCGACTACAGCATCTTGAAAGCTTGTTATGACAGCCTCGCCTCTAAATACGAGGCTCTTGAAAAAGAGAATCAGCACTTGATCAATGAG GTGCAGAGATTAAGGGGCTTTACAGAAAGGCCTAAGGGTAGCACAAGCGATACAACTCCAGCTACATGCAGCAGCAACGGAGAATCTATTTCTTTGAGCTCGCCAGAGAAGCACATAGCTCAGCCCGAAGATTATGTTCAGGACAAGATTATGTGTGAGGCTGTATTCGAAGGATTTACGAATACTGAAGAGGAGACAGACAACCATGAAAACATTGACATGACGGAGATGGGAGATGGCAGTATTCTCGAACCAACCTATCTTATTGAACATAATAGTGGCCTAGATTGGTGGGAATTCTGGACTTGA